A genomic segment from Actinoplanes sichuanensis encodes:
- a CDS encoding putative bifunctional diguanylate cyclase/phosphodiesterase: MASLTMASARGRWWLRAAFGLGVVLLVAQILAAVPVVRSWLEGHSGTRNALQDAVYLLAAALVWARAALVREDRGAWLLMAGGLTFYAAGTVYWIAVVVHLDPMPYPSAADGMWLAYYPFAYGAVYLLLRARQSRISLSTWLDGLIAASCAAAFASVAFLTGVTAESFGVGLSMLVSVAYPVSDIVLAGVLLGSWALSNWRLERVWTLLLTGMGINTVANALRMLETNSGVYLPSGWTDVLWTVALAVIVLAAWQTPQSSSERRPARALVGMVLPAALAYASMLLLLSDNWRAHPLPFVSSVLAATAITGAIVRMLLTVRTVEKLSDARRQARTDDLTGLPNRRRFLEILRRSLSESDPPVPLAVAIIDLDRFKEINDSFGHHLGDRLLRMVAKRLSEAIGTEGTLARLGGDEFGVIMQNADPVRAQKVAVCLLTALRRPFDLDQIALHVDASIGVAVHPDHGSDHSMLLRQADNAMYVAKNDHRGVALATGAADDVAGRQRLTTLEELRVGLDRGELALHYQPQMHLASGTVTGVEALVRWDHPRRGLVFPDVFLPLAEHAGLMGRLTLQVLDIALAQSRDWRADGLDLVVAVNLSASNLQDTTLPGHVADALSRYEVPPAALHLEVTEEILMRDAARATAVLEELREMGVRLAVDDYGTGYSSLAYLHALPVDDLKLDRAFVTHCDTDPRSAAIVKSTVELAHNLGMRMIAEGVESEAALDRLRDWDCDLVQGYHLSRPLPADRFTAWLAERHIFAQVPSEIDT; the protein is encoded by the coding sequence GTGGCTTCCTTGACGATGGCGTCGGCGCGTGGCCGATGGTGGCTCCGGGCCGCCTTCGGGCTCGGTGTCGTGCTGCTCGTCGCCCAGATCCTGGCGGCCGTTCCGGTGGTGCGGTCGTGGCTGGAGGGGCACTCGGGGACCAGGAACGCCCTCCAGGACGCGGTCTATCTGCTGGCCGCCGCGCTGGTCTGGGCGCGGGCCGCGCTGGTGCGCGAGGACCGGGGTGCCTGGCTGCTGATGGCCGGTGGGCTGACCTTCTACGCCGCGGGCACGGTCTACTGGATCGCCGTCGTCGTCCATCTGGATCCGATGCCGTACCCGTCGGCGGCCGACGGGATGTGGCTGGCCTACTACCCGTTCGCCTACGGCGCCGTCTACCTGCTGCTGCGCGCCCGGCAGTCCAGGATCAGCCTGTCCACGTGGCTGGACGGCCTGATCGCCGCGTCCTGTGCGGCCGCGTTCGCGTCCGTGGCGTTCCTGACCGGGGTGACCGCCGAGTCGTTCGGTGTCGGGCTGTCGATGCTGGTCAGCGTGGCCTACCCGGTGTCCGACATCGTGCTGGCCGGGGTGCTGCTCGGCTCGTGGGCGCTGAGCAACTGGCGCCTGGAGCGGGTCTGGACACTGCTGCTGACCGGCATGGGCATCAATACCGTGGCCAACGCGCTGCGGATGCTGGAGACCAACAGCGGCGTCTACCTGCCGAGCGGCTGGACCGACGTGCTGTGGACCGTCGCGCTCGCGGTCATCGTGCTGGCCGCCTGGCAGACGCCGCAGAGCAGCTCGGAGCGGCGTCCGGCGCGGGCCCTGGTCGGCATGGTGCTGCCGGCGGCGCTGGCCTACGCGTCGATGCTCCTGCTGCTCAGCGACAACTGGCGGGCGCATCCGCTGCCGTTCGTCAGCAGTGTGCTGGCGGCCACCGCGATCACCGGGGCGATCGTGCGGATGCTGCTGACCGTGCGGACCGTGGAGAAGCTCTCCGACGCGCGCCGGCAGGCCCGGACCGACGACCTGACCGGGCTGCCCAACCGCCGCCGGTTCCTGGAGATCCTGAGGCGCAGTCTCTCGGAGAGCGACCCGCCGGTGCCGCTGGCCGTCGCGATCATCGACCTGGACCGGTTCAAGGAGATCAACGACAGTTTCGGCCACCACCTCGGCGACCGGCTGCTGCGGATGGTCGCGAAGCGGCTGTCCGAGGCGATCGGCACCGAGGGTACGCTGGCCCGGCTGGGCGGCGACGAGTTCGGTGTGATCATGCAGAACGCCGACCCGGTCCGTGCCCAGAAGGTCGCGGTCTGCCTGCTCACCGCATTGCGCCGGCCGTTCGACCTGGACCAGATCGCGCTGCACGTGGACGCCAGCATCGGGGTGGCGGTTCACCCGGATCACGGTAGCGACCACAGCATGCTGCTGCGGCAGGCCGACAACGCCATGTACGTGGCGAAGAACGATCATCGTGGGGTCGCGCTGGCGACCGGGGCGGCCGACGACGTGGCCGGCCGGCAGCGCCTGACCACGCTGGAGGAGCTGCGGGTCGGTCTGGACCGGGGTGAGCTGGCCCTGCACTACCAGCCGCAGATGCATCTCGCCTCGGGCACGGTGACCGGCGTCGAGGCGCTGGTGCGATGGGATCACCCGCGCCGGGGCCTGGTGTTCCCGGACGTGTTCCTGCCGCTGGCCGAGCACGCCGGTCTGATGGGCCGGCTGACCCTGCAGGTGCTGGACATCGCGCTGGCCCAGAGCCGGGACTGGCGGGCCGACGGTCTGGACCTGGTGGTGGCGGTGAACCTGTCCGCGTCGAACCTGCAGGACACCACGCTGCCCGGGCATGTCGCGGACGCCCTGTCGCGGTATGAGGTGCCGCCGGCCGCGCTGCATCTGGAGGTCACCGAGGAGATCCTGATGCGGGACGCGGCCCGGGCCACCGCGGTGCTGGAGGAGTTGCGGGAGATGGGCGTACGGCTGGCCGTGGACGACTACGGCACTGGCTACTCCAGTCTGGCCTACCTGCACGCGCTGCCGGTGGACGACCTGAAATTGGACCGGGCGTTCGTGACGCACTGTGACACCGACCCGCGCAGCGCGGCGATCGTGAAGAGCACCGTCGAGCTGGCCCACAACCTCGGGATGCGGATGATCGCCGAGGGGGTGGAGAGTGAGGCCGCGCTGGACCGGCTGCGGGACTGGGACTGCGATCTGGTGCAGGGCTACCACCTGAGTCGTCCGCTGCCGGCCGACCGGTTCACCGCGTGGCTCGCCGAGCGCCACATTTTCGCTCAGGTTCCATCAGAGATTGACACCTGA
- a CDS encoding MGH1-like glycoside hydrolase domain-containing protein, whose product MRLRSVLACVSALTMALAGAGPAVAVDPPGPLPPVGTGTTFLNKDSFVGGFNDPAWYRANIPFLEVPDRQIQDVYYYRWKTWKEHLVYTGPQFGWISSEFLNPVSYGAPYGGISAAAGHHIAEGRWVRNGQYLDDYINYWLTGPGAGPKPAVEEVNPNTTDWGHEYSFWAASAVWNRYLANGDRAFVTAQQSALQRFYDRWNVQYNAALGLYWQVPVWDASELSAASYQSSDPYHGGAGYRPSINAYQYGDARAIASIAALRGDTATADLYHSRAAALKTNMDARLWDGGRNFYYHVMRDQNPNLAKLDTREHIGFVPWMFDMPDASRSVAWAQVTDPQGFYSAYGPTTAERRSPQFMRDALNGCCRWNGPSWPYATSQVLTGLANLLQDYPAQPYADRADYVDLLRKYALTQYRNGVPYVAEAHHPDENRWIYDGGGHSEDYNHSTFVDNVIAGLIGVDARADDAVTVKPLAPASWDYFLLENAPYHGHNLTVLWDRTGSRYGRGAGLKVFVDGVQQAAQPGLTPLTAAVGTPVAPPTGERVNIAANPQRHGNGSTQPFASYTFTVDNAWRTIDGNIFENNVPQNTRWTSYSSPNASDHVGVDFGRPVVVDDVRLYFYDDGGGVRVPTSYELQQWTGSQWQTITTGTSPIANGLTRHTFAPVTTSRLRVLAPNRGGGVGWGLSELQVWSRPTFKIFNRHSGKLLAVHDASTANSAPVQQYSDTGTRDHRWELIDNGDGYFRIKNLNSGKVLGVDGMSTADSAQVVQYDDNGTADHLWLPVDAGDGNYKLVNRHSGKLLAVDGMSTADSADVQQYRDNNTDDQQWQLRPSIGG is encoded by the coding sequence ATGCGTCTTCGATCCGTGCTGGCCTGCGTCAGCGCCCTCACCATGGCCCTCGCCGGGGCCGGTCCGGCAGTCGCCGTGGATCCGCCCGGCCCGCTTCCACCGGTCGGTACCGGCACCACATTTCTGAACAAGGACAGCTTCGTCGGCGGGTTCAACGACCCCGCCTGGTACCGGGCCAACATCCCGTTCCTCGAGGTGCCCGACCGGCAGATCCAGGACGTCTACTACTACCGGTGGAAGACCTGGAAGGAGCACCTGGTCTACACCGGGCCGCAGTTCGGCTGGATCTCCAGCGAGTTCCTGAACCCGGTCTCCTACGGGGCACCCTACGGCGGCATCTCGGCCGCCGCCGGTCACCACATCGCCGAGGGCCGGTGGGTACGCAACGGTCAGTACCTCGACGACTACATCAACTACTGGCTGACCGGCCCCGGAGCCGGTCCCAAACCGGCGGTCGAGGAGGTCAACCCGAACACCACCGACTGGGGTCACGAGTACAGCTTCTGGGCGGCCAGTGCGGTGTGGAACCGGTACCTCGCCAACGGCGACCGGGCCTTCGTGACCGCCCAGCAGTCGGCTCTGCAGCGCTTCTACGACAGATGGAACGTGCAGTACAACGCCGCCCTCGGCCTGTACTGGCAGGTGCCGGTCTGGGACGCCAGCGAGTTGTCGGCCGCGTCCTACCAGTCCAGCGACCCCTACCACGGCGGCGCCGGATACCGGCCCAGCATCAACGCCTACCAGTACGGCGACGCGCGGGCCATCGCGAGCATCGCCGCGCTGCGCGGGGACACCGCCACCGCCGACCTGTACCACTCGCGGGCGGCGGCGCTGAAGACGAACATGGACGCCCGGCTGTGGGACGGCGGGCGCAACTTCTACTACCACGTCATGCGTGACCAGAACCCGAACCTGGCCAAGCTCGACACCCGCGAGCACATCGGGTTCGTGCCGTGGATGTTCGACATGCCGGACGCGAGCCGGTCGGTGGCGTGGGCCCAGGTGACCGACCCGCAGGGCTTCTACTCGGCGTACGGGCCGACCACCGCCGAACGGCGCAGCCCGCAGTTCATGCGGGACGCGCTCAACGGCTGTTGCCGCTGGAACGGGCCGTCGTGGCCGTACGCCACCTCGCAGGTTCTGACCGGTCTGGCGAATCTGTTGCAGGACTATCCGGCGCAGCCGTACGCGGACCGCGCCGACTACGTCGACCTGCTGCGGAAGTATGCGCTCACCCAGTACCGCAACGGCGTGCCGTACGTCGCCGAGGCGCACCACCCGGACGAGAACCGGTGGATCTACGACGGCGGCGGGCACAGCGAGGACTACAACCACTCCACCTTCGTCGACAACGTGATCGCCGGGCTGATCGGCGTGGACGCCCGGGCCGACGACGCGGTCACGGTCAAGCCGCTGGCGCCCGCCTCCTGGGACTACTTCCTGCTGGAGAACGCGCCCTACCACGGTCACAACCTGACGGTTCTCTGGGACCGGACCGGCAGCCGGTACGGGCGTGGCGCCGGCTTGAAAGTGTTCGTGGACGGCGTACAGCAGGCGGCGCAGCCGGGTTTGACGCCGTTGACCGCTGCGGTCGGAACCCCGGTGGCGCCGCCGACGGGGGAGCGGGTGAACATCGCCGCCAACCCGCAGCGGCACGGCAACGGATCCACCCAGCCGTTCGCGTCCTACACGTTCACCGTCGACAACGCCTGGCGGACCATCGACGGCAACATCTTCGAGAACAACGTCCCGCAGAACACCAGATGGACCAGCTACAGCTCACCGAACGCGAGTGATCATGTGGGTGTCGACTTCGGCCGTCCGGTGGTCGTCGACGACGTTCGCCTCTACTTCTACGACGACGGCGGCGGGGTACGAGTCCCGACGAGCTACGAGTTGCAGCAGTGGACCGGCAGCCAGTGGCAGACCATCACCACCGGCACGTCACCGATCGCCAACGGGCTCACCCGGCACACGTTCGCGCCGGTCACCACGTCACGGCTGCGGGTGCTGGCCCCCAACCGGGGCGGCGGCGTCGGCTGGGGGCTCAGCGAACTGCAGGTCTGGTCCCGCCCCACCTTCAAGATCTTCAACCGGCACAGCGGAAAGCTCCTCGCCGTCCACGACGCGTCCACCGCGAACAGCGCCCCGGTCCAGCAGTACAGCGACACCGGCACCCGGGACCACCGCTGGGAGCTGATCGACAACGGCGACGGATACTTCCGGATCAAGAACCTCAACAGCGGTAAGGTCCTCGGCGTCGACGGCATGTCGACGGCCGACAGCGCCCAGGTCGTCCAGTACGACGACAACGGCACCGCCGACCATCTGTGGCTGCCGGTGGACGCCGGGGACGGCAACTACAAGCTGGTCAACCGGCACAGCGGCAAACTGCTCGCCGTCGACGGCATGTCCACCGCCGACAGCGCCGACGTCCAGCAGTACCGCGACAACAACACCGACGACCAGCAGTGGCAGCTGCGCCCCAGCATCGGCGGTTAA
- a CDS encoding GNAT family N-acetyltransferase, whose amino-acid sequence MDVYLDTERLTLRRFTADDVDLLIELDSDPAVMRYLTGGEPTPPEHYRERGLNNILRSYELWPGFGLFAAHAKDGGAFIGWFILCPEDRDSPLDEVEIGYRLRRAEWGKGYATEGSRALLAKAFTELGVNVVWAATMSVNAGSRRVLEKAGLTVTGPLDTPADMQAVEGAELGGFRYEITRKQWERR is encoded by the coding sequence GTGGACGTTTACCTGGACACCGAGCGCCTGACCCTGCGCCGGTTCACCGCCGACGACGTGGACCTGCTGATCGAGCTGGACAGCGATCCGGCGGTCATGCGCTATCTGACCGGAGGTGAGCCGACCCCGCCCGAGCACTATCGCGAGCGGGGTCTGAACAACATTCTGCGCAGCTACGAGCTGTGGCCGGGTTTCGGGCTGTTCGCGGCGCACGCCAAGGACGGCGGCGCCTTCATCGGGTGGTTCATCCTGTGTCCCGAGGACCGGGACAGCCCGCTGGACGAGGTCGAGATCGGCTACCGGCTGCGCCGGGCGGAGTGGGGCAAGGGGTACGCCACCGAGGGCTCCCGGGCGTTGCTGGCCAAGGCGTTCACCGAGCTCGGCGTGAACGTGGTATGGGCCGCGACGATGTCGGTGAACGCCGGTTCCCGGAGGGTGTTGGAGAAGGCCGGGCTCACGGTGACCGGTCCCCTCGACACGCCTGCCGACATGCAGGCGGTCGAGGGTGCCGAGCTCGGCGGTTTCCGGTACGAGATCACCAGGAAGCAGTGGGAGCGGCGTTAA
- a CDS encoding alpha/beta hydrolase, whose product MRHQKVAVLAAAVLALSLTPPAGAEATGKPSGEWAGIVRETVTIPMDGGWSAAGELTYPRGAKGRLPVVVLLHGSGRNDMDQTLASGVATLKSVARAINRDGFAVLRFNKRGVVGVGPQLSDDPADLDFAEPYEQTVRDAAAAVRFAATSNRVDPGRVFLLGHSEGTQVAANLAADPRAHGITRPAGVVAMGVVGGTPRQVIYYQAVGRTLGQLHEEFDFDGDGRLTPEETANGLLGRPDAVTAQYRAILENPATDADGDGELTIDTEIEPVIRAAVGFDRYPNLPGMPEQLARYLTDIGRFPNPARDLPRYDGPVLLLNGQTDIQTVVRGAIVTDTALAAAGNRDHTLITYPGVSHLMNVTPEYEPVPGNPDPAVLRDITTWLGRHR is encoded by the coding sequence ATGAGACACCAGAAGGTCGCCGTACTGGCCGCCGCCGTCCTCGCCCTCAGCCTGACACCGCCGGCGGGCGCCGAGGCGACCGGCAAGCCGAGCGGTGAATGGGCCGGGATCGTCCGCGAGACGGTCACCATCCCGATGGACGGCGGGTGGTCCGCCGCGGGCGAGCTCACCTACCCCAGAGGCGCCAAGGGCCGCCTGCCGGTGGTGGTGCTGCTGCACGGCAGCGGCCGCAACGACATGGACCAGACCCTCGCTTCGGGCGTGGCCACGCTCAAGTCGGTGGCCCGGGCGATCAACCGTGACGGCTTCGCCGTGCTGCGCTTCAACAAACGCGGCGTAGTCGGTGTGGGACCGCAGCTGAGCGATGATCCGGCCGACCTCGACTTCGCCGAACCCTATGAGCAGACGGTACGGGACGCGGCCGCCGCCGTACGCTTCGCCGCCACCTCGAACCGGGTCGACCCGGGCCGGGTGTTCCTGCTCGGACACAGCGAGGGCACCCAGGTCGCCGCCAACCTGGCCGCCGACCCGCGCGCCCACGGCATCACCCGGCCCGCCGGAGTCGTCGCGATGGGTGTCGTCGGCGGCACCCCGCGTCAGGTGATCTACTACCAGGCGGTCGGCCGTACGCTCGGCCAGTTGCACGAGGAGTTCGACTTCGACGGCGACGGCCGGCTCACCCCGGAGGAGACGGCGAACGGCCTGCTCGGCCGACCCGACGCGGTCACCGCCCAATACCGGGCCATCCTGGAGAACCCGGCCACCGACGCCGACGGTGACGGTGAGCTGACCATCGACACCGAGATCGAGCCGGTCATCCGCGCGGCCGTCGGCTTCGACCGGTACCCGAACCTGCCCGGCATGCCGGAACAGCTCGCGAGATACCTCACCGACATCGGCCGCTTCCCGAACCCGGCCCGGGACCTGCCCCGCTACGACGGCCCGGTGCTGCTACTCAACGGCCAGACCGACATCCAGACCGTGGTCCGCGGCGCGATCGTCACCGACACCGCCCTCGCCGCCGCCGGAAACCGGGACCACACTCTGATCACCTACCCCGGCGTCAGCCACCTGATGAACGTCACGCCCGAGTACGAGCCGGTACCCGGGAATCCGGACCCGGCGGTGCTGCGTGATATCACCACCTGGCTGGGCCGCCACCGCTGA
- a CDS encoding sensor histidine kinase, which yields MRRTLIHDTALAVVAVPFTAVLLWLPGPVGPTGPLVLALITAQTLLISVRRVRPVWCLAAMLVLQIAIAAASPAGAGVRGFGPAIAVYTCGTVLATRTAIGLAVVTAVVEIGGYAVLALPPLGDPALDLTRIVVHLGLSLVLYIGAALLGSHLAMRRRYTEVVAAGAAADAEAHRARTEAVLTAERARTARDLHDVAAHHLTSLIVQATLVERLLDRDPEAARRHAAAIRDEGRNTLHNLRLIVGALRDGDGADPDLPDGSGLAMIDRLASGGGAVLTVDGTPGVQDPAVELALYRVAQEALTNARDHAPGAAVTIALTYREQETTMEIHNGLSAGPAAGPAAGMPARQDRPRRGFGLIGMRERASLIGAELEAGPTPDGGWRVRLAVPHPEAVPRSEALPRSETVPRSGAVPRAEAVPRSGAVLRSEVVPRRDAPSCSEAVPRVEAVPQRGTLSRGEAASGSEAVPRVEAVPQPGTLSRGEAAPRPGADMHSGAGTQTEAGKHTGADA from the coding sequence ATGCGCAGGACGCTGATCCACGACACCGCACTGGCCGTGGTCGCGGTGCCGTTCACCGCGGTGCTGCTCTGGCTCCCCGGGCCGGTCGGCCCCACCGGTCCGCTCGTGCTGGCGCTGATCACCGCACAGACGCTGCTGATCAGCGTGCGCCGGGTCAGGCCGGTGTGGTGCCTGGCGGCGATGCTGGTGCTGCAGATCGCGATCGCCGCCGCCTCACCGGCGGGTGCCGGGGTGCGCGGCTTCGGGCCCGCCATCGCGGTCTACACCTGCGGCACGGTGCTGGCCACCCGTACCGCCATCGGGTTGGCGGTGGTCACCGCGGTCGTCGAGATCGGCGGGTACGCCGTGCTGGCCCTGCCGCCACTCGGGGATCCGGCGCTGGATCTCACCCGGATCGTCGTGCATCTGGGCCTGTCGCTGGTGCTGTACATCGGTGCCGCCCTGCTCGGCTCGCATCTGGCCATGCGCCGCCGGTACACCGAGGTGGTCGCGGCCGGTGCGGCCGCCGACGCCGAGGCGCACCGGGCGCGGACCGAGGCGGTGCTGACCGCCGAACGCGCCCGGACCGCCCGTGACCTGCACGATGTCGCCGCGCACCACCTCACCTCGCTGATCGTGCAGGCCACCCTGGTCGAGCGCCTGCTGGACCGCGACCCGGAGGCGGCCCGGCGGCACGCGGCCGCGATCCGTGACGAGGGCCGCAACACGCTGCACAATCTGCGGCTGATCGTCGGCGCGCTGCGCGACGGTGACGGCGCCGACCCGGATCTGCCGGACGGCAGCGGCCTCGCCATGATCGACCGGCTGGCGTCCGGCGGTGGGGCGGTGCTCACCGTCGACGGCACACCGGGTGTCCAGGATCCGGCTGTGGAGTTGGCGCTCTATCGGGTGGCGCAGGAGGCGCTGACCAACGCGCGTGACCACGCGCCTGGTGCGGCGGTGACGATCGCGCTCACTTACCGGGAGCAGGAGACCACGATGGAGATCCACAACGGCCTGTCCGCCGGCCCGGCCGCCGGCCCGGCCGCCGGGATGCCCGCCCGCCAGGACCGGCCCCGCCGCGGATTCGGGCTGATCGGCATGCGGGAACGGGCCTCGCTGATCGGCGCCGAACTCGAGGCGGGTCCGACGCCGGATGGCGGCTGGCGGGTCCGGCTCGCCGTCCCCCACCCCGAAGCCGTCCCGCGTAGCGAAGCCCTTCCGCGCTCCGAAACTGTCCCGCGTAGCGGAGCCGTCCCGCGTGCCGAAGCTGTCCCGCGTAGCGGAGCCGTCCTGCGGTCTGAAGTTGTTCCGCGTCGCGATGCCCCTTCGTGCTCCGAAGCCGTCCCGCGCGTCGAAGCGGTCCCGCAACGGGGAACACTCTCGCGCGGCGAAGCCGCTTCGGGCTCCGAAGCCGTCCCGCGCGTCGAAGCGGTCCCGCAACCGGGAACCCTCTCGCGCGGCGAAGCCGCCCCGCGGCCTGGCGCCGACATGCATTCCGGAGCCGGGACGCAGACCGAAGCCGGTAAGCACACCGGGGCCGACGCGTGA
- a CDS encoding response regulator transcription factor, which yields MITVLLADDQPMLRAGFRSLIELAGDITVVGEAADGPEAVRMARVLKPDVVCMDVRMPGGDGLTATREIVGTLDPAPAVLVLTTYELDEYVFGALEAGASGFLLKDADVDTLLDAIRRLAAGQGMVDSAVTRRVIVEFARRRTAIPTGTGADLLTTREAEIVRLLARGLSNAEIAGELTVEVSTVKSHLSRAMTKIGARDRLQTGIWAYRCGLLPLAP from the coding sequence GTGATCACCGTCCTGCTCGCTGACGATCAGCCGATGCTGCGCGCCGGTTTCCGGTCGCTGATCGAGCTGGCCGGCGACATCACCGTGGTCGGTGAGGCCGCCGACGGCCCCGAGGCGGTCCGGATGGCCCGGGTTCTGAAACCCGATGTGGTCTGCATGGACGTGCGGATGCCCGGCGGCGACGGCCTGACCGCGACCAGGGAGATCGTCGGCACCCTCGATCCGGCGCCCGCGGTGCTCGTGCTGACCACCTACGAGCTGGACGAATACGTGTTCGGCGCGCTCGAAGCGGGCGCGAGCGGCTTCCTGCTCAAGGACGCGGACGTGGACACCCTTCTCGACGCGATCCGCAGGCTGGCCGCCGGGCAGGGGATGGTCGACTCCGCGGTCACCAGGCGGGTGATCGTCGAGTTCGCCCGGCGCCGAACCGCGATCCCGACCGGAACCGGTGCGGACCTGCTCACCACCCGCGAGGCCGAGATCGTCCGGCTGCTGGCCCGCGGCCTGTCCAACGCGGAGATCGCCGGCGAACTGACCGTCGAGGTGAGCACTGTGAAGAGCCACTTGAGCCGAGCAATGACCAAGATCGGCGCTCGGGACCGCCTGCAGACGGGCATCTGGGCGTACCGCTGTGGTCTCCTGCCCCTCGCTCCCTAA
- a CDS encoding TetR/AcrR family transcriptional regulator yields the protein MARAHLSTAAVIAAAAELADRDGFDTLSLSALARGFGVQTASLYSHIRDRPALLELIHQLALAELADRIALAIGGRSGRDALAALADAHRDYARRYPGRWTALQRPATEGTVRSEPAARVADLTLAMLRGYALPEAELVHATRLLAATINGFLALEANGSIAHRAPAVDTSWQRALDVLDSAFRSWPEGDS from the coding sequence ATGGCACGAGCGCACCTGAGCACCGCCGCCGTCATCGCGGCCGCGGCGGAGCTGGCCGACCGGGACGGATTCGACACGCTCTCCCTGTCCGCGCTGGCCCGTGGTTTCGGGGTGCAGACCGCGAGCCTCTACTCGCACATCCGCGACCGACCAGCCTTGCTCGAGCTCATCCATCAGCTCGCGCTGGCCGAGCTCGCCGACCGGATCGCGCTCGCCATCGGCGGCCGGTCCGGGCGCGACGCGCTGGCCGCGCTGGCCGACGCGCATCGCGACTACGCCCGGCGTTACCCGGGCCGCTGGACCGCTCTGCAGCGCCCCGCCACCGAGGGGACGGTCCGGTCCGAGCCGGCCGCCCGGGTGGCCGACCTGACCTTGGCGATGCTGCGTGGCTACGCCCTGCCGGAGGCCGAGCTCGTGCATGCCACCCGGTTGCTCGCCGCGACGATCAACGGCTTCCTCGCGCTGGAGGCCAACGGCAGCATCGCCCACCGGGCACCCGCCGTCGACACGTCCTGGCAGCGCGCGCTGGATGTGCTCGACAGCGCTTTCCGTAGTTGGCCTGAAGGGGATTCCTGA
- a CDS encoding GDSL-type esterase/lipase family protein yields the protein MSVRPELLRGHAETETTARGLRPHRLPTWVREQFPDGQLLSMESQPSGVRLVFRTPATRFDLVTHPSRIAYVGAERPRGRVDVYVDGVLTLRDELTGGDRVEVDLGTGGTTFHAGSPHTTTVSGLSNGDHHVEIWLPHNESVELVDLRADATIEPDEPVRPLWVHHGSSISHGSNAVAPSEIWPAVAARRAGAELRNLGFGGSAMVDQFVARVIRDTPADYISVKLGINVVNLDGMRVRTFVSAVHGFLDTIRDGHPDVPLILISPLFCGIHEETPGPGAIDPTSIGTGQVRFIATGTPGDVALGRLTLQVIRRELRSLAERRAADKHLHYLDGTSLYGPEDATELPLPDALHPSAEAHQLIGARFATYAFTGTGPFSR from the coding sequence ATGTCCGTCCGACCCGAGTTGCTCCGCGGCCACGCCGAGACCGAGACCACCGCGCGTGGCCTGCGACCACACCGGCTGCCCACCTGGGTGCGCGAGCAGTTCCCCGACGGCCAGCTGCTGTCGATGGAGAGTCAGCCTTCGGGCGTGCGCTTGGTCTTCCGTACCCCCGCGACCCGCTTCGACCTCGTCACCCACCCGAGTCGGATCGCCTACGTCGGCGCCGAACGCCCACGTGGCCGCGTCGACGTCTACGTCGACGGCGTGCTGACCCTGCGTGACGAGCTGACCGGCGGCGACCGGGTCGAGGTCGACCTCGGCACCGGCGGCACCACCTTCCACGCCGGGTCGCCGCATACGACCACGGTGTCCGGCCTGTCCAACGGCGATCATCACGTCGAGATCTGGCTGCCGCACAACGAGAGCGTCGAATTGGTCGACCTGCGGGCCGACGCGACGATCGAGCCCGACGAGCCGGTGCGGCCGCTGTGGGTGCACCACGGCAGCTCGATCAGCCACGGGTCGAACGCGGTGGCGCCCAGTGAGATCTGGCCCGCGGTCGCCGCCCGGCGGGCCGGTGCCGAGCTGCGTAACCTCGGGTTCGGCGGCAGCGCGATGGTCGACCAGTTCGTGGCCCGCGTCATCCGCGACACCCCGGCCGACTACATCAGCGTCAAGCTCGGCATCAACGTGGTGAATCTCGACGGGATGCGGGTTCGCACGTTCGTCTCGGCGGTGCACGGCTTCCTCGACACGATCCGGGACGGGCATCCGGATGTGCCGCTCATCCTGATCTCACCGTTGTTCTGTGGCATCCACGAGGAGACGCCCGGCCCGGGTGCCATCGACCCCACCTCGATCGGTACCGGTCAGGTGCGGTTCATCGCCACCGGCACTCCCGGCGACGTCGCGCTCGGACGTCTCACGCTGCAGGTGATCCGGCGGGAGCTGCGATCCCTGGCCGAGCGCCGCGCGGCCGACAAGCACCTGCACTACCTCGACGGCACCAGCCTGTACGGCCCGGAGGACGCCACCGAGCTCCCACTCCCTGACGCGTTGCACCCCAGCGCCGAGGCACACCAGTTGATCGGCGCCCGGTTCGCGACATACGCGTTCACCGGGACCGGCCCGTTCAGCCGGTGA